One window of Bactrocera tryoni isolate S06 chromosome 2, CSIRO_BtryS06_freeze2, whole genome shotgun sequence genomic DNA carries:
- the LOC120769562 gene encoding NADH dehydrogenase [ubiquinone] 1 alpha subcomplex assembly factor 2 gives MAPKTPSRDLIKIIINNFVNSLRPRQIKGNFIGEDYFGNKYYEIPANPSIGKRKPSRYFVPTDKEAFDQELTAEWEAWLRGRRNEPPTREELVRNLSIMEMKQRNAAELEATYGAKDDTGQLLPKEKETIGTFPKYNEYEIIPGKDPEKK, from the coding sequence ATGGCTCCAAAAACACCATCCCGCGatcttattaaaataataatcaataattTCGTTAATTCCTTACGGCCTCGACAAATAAAAGGAAATTTTATAGGAGAAGATTATTTCGgtaataaatattatgaaattccTGCAAATCCATCAATAGGAAAGAGGAAGCCTTCTCGATATTTTGTACCGACAGACAAAGAAGCATTCGATCAAGAGCTTACAGCTGAGTGGGAAGCATGGCTACGTGGTCGGCGTAATGAACCTCCTACTCGTGAAGAATTAGTTAGGAATTTATCCATAATGGAAATGAAGCAACGAAATGCTGCAGAACTCGAAGCAACGTATGGAGCAAAAGATGATACAGGACAATTGTTGCCTAAGGAAAAGGAAACGATCGGCACATTCCCAAAGTATAACGAGTATGAAATCATACCAGGAAAAGacccagaaaaaaaataa
- the LOC120769561 gene encoding dnaJ homolog subfamily C member 7 isoform X2: protein MRPTFEAALAKMIYIAEEKKKLGNDQYKAQNYHAALKLYSDAIQLCPDFAAYYGNRSACYMMLSNYINALSDARQAVRLDPKFDKAYARIAKCCLIMGDMIGSEQAIKKVLELDSQSNAVKVEQQGMQQLRQLEKTIQTNYDSKAYRNVVYYLDSALAIAPACLRYRLLKAECLAFLGRCDEAVDIAVSVMKLDTTSADAIYVRGLCLYYTDNLEKGILHFERALQLDPDHKKAKEMRNKSKALKEMKENGNTLFKSGRFREAQTIYTEALKIDEFNKDINSKLLYNRALVNSKIGSLRDAIADCTRVLEINSQYLKALLLRARCYNDLEKFDECVNDYEAALQLQKTPEIKKLLRDAKLALKKSKRKDYYKILGISRNATEDEIKKAYRKKALIHHPDRHANSSAEERKEEELKFKEIGEAYAILSDQRKKMRYDSGQDIEEQEQDFDPNQMFRHFFQFSSGTGPGASFGFEF, encoded by the exons ATGAGGCCCACTTTCGAAGCGGCTTTGGCAAAAATGATATA TATTGCTgaggagaaaaaaaaattaggtaaTGACCAATATAAAGCACAAAATTACCATGCTGCGTTAAAGCTGTACTCTGATGCCATTCAATTGTGTCCTGACTTTGCTGCTTACTATGGCAATCGCTCCGCCTGTTACATGATGCTTTCCAACTATATAAATGCCTTAAGCGATGCTCGCCAAGCAGTTCGACTAGATCCGAAGTTCGACAAAGCATACGCACGCATTGCTAAATGCTGTTTAATAATGGGGGATATGATCGGTAGCGAGCAAGCTATTAAAAAGGTGCTCGAATTGGACTCACAAAGCAATGCTGTCAAAGTAGAACAACAGGGAATGCAGCAGTTGCGTCAACTGGAGAAAACGATACAAACAAACTACGATTCTAAGGCATACCGCAATGTAGTGTACTATTTAGACAGTGCGTTGGCTATTGCTCCAGCTTGCCTTAG ATATCGCCTGCTCAAAGCTGAATGCCTTGCATTTCTTGGTCGCTGTGATGAGGCAGTTGACATTGCCGTAAGTGTTATGAAGTTAGATACTACTTCTGCGGATGCCATATATGTTCGCGGCTTGTGTCTTTACTACACCGACAATCTCGAAAAAGGTATATTGCATTTTGAACGTGCACTTCAGCTTGATCCTGATCATAAAAAGGCTAAAGAGATGCGAAACAAAAGTAAAGCATTGAAAGAAATGAAGGAAAATGGCAACACTCTTTTTAAGTCCGGCCGTTTTCGAGAAGCCCAAACTATATATACAGAGGCCCTAAAAATTGACGAGTTTAATAAAGATATAAATTCAAAACTATTGTACAATCGAGCTTTGGTAAACTCGAAAATTGGCTCTTTGCGTGATGCTATCGCCGACTGTACACGTGTTTTGGAAATAAATTCTCAGTATCTGAAAGCTTTGCTCCTTCGTGCGCGTTGTTACAATGATCTAGAGAAATTTGATGAGTGTGTGAATGACTATGAGGCGGCATTGCAGTTGCAGAAGACTCCcgagattaaaaaattattgcgaGATGCGAAACTTGCCTTAAAAAAGTCTAAGCGTAAAGATTACTACAAAATTCTTGGTATATCACGCAATGCGACcgaagatgaaataaaaaaagcatacCGTAAAAAAGCTTTGATTCATCACCCTGATCGCCATGCTAACAGTAGTGCAGAAGAACGCAAAGAGGAAGAgttaaaattcaaagaaatcGGTGAAGCTTATGCGATCTTGTCAGACCAACGAAAAAAGATGCGATACGACAGTGGCCAAGATATAGAGGAACAGGAACAAG attttgatCCCAATCAAATGTTTCGACATTTCTTCCAGTTTAGTAGTGGAACAGGGCCGGGAGCATCATTTGGATTTGAATTTTAA
- the LOC120769558 gene encoding nucleolar complex protein 2 homolog encodes MKPVKKDSTLISSKPLSSIKKNKPEKLLKVIKGVKGRVEKTKLALKNVDTTGKKVSKKKKQSSYKVMKTAKNVNKSSKSHKNELENLKDIDPEFYEFLKQNDKKLLNFNLFDSDESEDDNESNIATLKSQTNPTEDENNGDEETDENENDEGKYHTPNKELELASDESDYENDYEDSGSGSTEKVTLNLLRQWQIELEKENVSVEIVRKVIQAFSSALASISADERNITPTQYKVVGSAIFNGVVQLCVLHIQPAILRILGLSDRSTAPLHKTKKWAKVRGCLRYYLTDLIRLVEQVSSANILSVLLKHLHQMAGMIASYTTLGKIILKRLIVLWSTGDETIRVLAFLCILKITRNQQDSMLHHVLKAMYLSYVRNSKFVSPNTLPSINFMRRSLVEIFALDLNTSYQHAFLYIRQLAIHLRNAVILKKKDSFQAVYNWQFVNSLRLWADLLGATTNKPQLQPLIYPLVTITLGVIRLIPTAQYFPLRFHCVKVLIALAKETRIFIPILPLIIEVLRSNTFNRKHTVASMRPLQFTCILRLNKGQLSENGFRDEVIEQVNGLTLEYLAHDSASLAFSDLVVPTVLSLKSYLKACRNANYSRKIKQLLDKIQENARYINQERRKITFSLNEIAKVQSWESKVYNKGTPLTIYYESWLKTHETKKRRQAAQIDNINIDYNIPSIKRLNKDGLKIRNGNGEVELFPSESEEDEQLLIEINKDTKGIKKSNRKSKLENRVQNQKEEPESAMPLEESEHEEMVDIVKELDIEDW; translated from the exons atgaagccTGTTAAAAAAGATAGTACCTTAATTAGTTCTAAACCTTTAtcatctattaaaaaaaacaagccAGAAAAGTTACTAAAGGTTATAAAAGGAGTAAAAGGTAGagttgaaaaaacaaaattggctTTAAAAAATGTGGACACAACTGGTAAAAAAGtatcgaagaaaaaaaaacagtcgtccTATAAAGTAATGAAAACGgcaaaaaatgtgaataaatcTTCTAAATCTCACAAAAAcgaacttgaaaatttaaaagatatcgATCCTGAGTTCTATGAATTTTTGAAGCAAAATGATAAAAAGTTgttgaatttcaatttgtttgacAGTGACGAATCTGAGGATGATAATGAAAGTAACATAGCTACGCTCAAAAGCCAAACTAATCCAACGGAGGACGAAAATAATGGTGATGAAGAAAcagatgaaaatgaaaatgatgaaGGGAAATACCATACACCTAATAAAGAATTGGAACTAGCAAGTGACGAAAGTGACTATGAGAACGATTATGAGGATTCTGGTTCTGGTAGCACAGAGAAAGTAACATTAAATCTATTGCGTCAGTGGCAAATAGAACTTGAAAAGGAAAATGTATCAGTCGAAATTGTTCGCAAAGTTATTCAGGCGTTCAGTTCCGCTTTGGCAAGTATTTCTGCGGATGAAAGAAATATAACACCAACTCAATACAAAGTGGTTGGTTCAGCAATTTTCAACGGTGTTGTGCAGCTTTGCGTGTTGCACATCCAACCCGCAATTCTTCGTATATTAGGTTTGAGTGATCGTTCAACAGCTCCGctacataaaaccaaaaaatgggcTAAGGTGCGAGGTTGTTTGCGATATTATTTAACTGATTTAATACGATTGGTAGAACAAGTATCTAGTGCAAACATACTCTCAGTTTTATTGAAACATTTACATCAAATGGCTGGTATGATTGCCTCATACACAacacttggaaaaattattcTTAAACGATTAATTGTATTATGGTCAACTGGAGATGAAACGATTCGGGTGCTAGCGTTCCTTTGTATATTGAAGATAACTCGTAATCAACAG GATTCAATGTTGCACCATGTCTTAAAAGCTATGTATCTTTCATATGTACGTAACTCAAAATTTGTGTCGCCAAATACGCTACCCAGCATAAATTTTATGCGAAGGTCACTGGtagaaatatttgctttggatTTAAACACGTCCTACCAACATGCTTTTCTTTACATCCGACAATTGGCGATTCATTTGCGCAATGCagtcatattgaaaaaaaaggaTAGCTTTCAAGCTGTTTATAATTGGCAGTTTGTTAATTCTCTGCGTTTGTGGGCTGATTTATTGGGTGCCACAACGAATAAACCTCAATTGCAACCTCTTATTTATCCACTAGTCACTATAACATTGGGAGTGATTCGTCTTATACCGACTGCGCAATACTTCCCATTACGTTTCCATTGCGTAAAGGTGCTAATAGCTTTGGCCAAAGAAACACGGATATTCATCCCCATTCTTCCATTAATAATTGAAGTTTTGCGGAGTAATACTTTTAACCGCAAGCATACGGTTGCATCAATGCGTCCATTACAGTTTACCTGTATTTTGAGACTTAACAAAGGTCAATTATCTGAAAATGGTTTTCGTGATGAGGTAATCGAGCAAGTGAATGGTCTTACTTTAGAATACTTGGCGCATGATTCAGCATCTCTAGCTTTCAGTGATTTAGTAGTGCCAACAGTGTTATCACTGAAAAGCTACCTAAAAGCGTGTCGCAATGCGAATtattcaagaaaaataaaacaactgtTGGATAAAATACAGGAAAATGCTCGATACATAAATCAAGAACGACGAAAAATTACCTTTTCTCTCAATGAGATAGCTAAAGTGCAATCTTGGGAGTCGAAGGTGTACAACAAGGGAACACCATTAACTATTTACTATGAAAGTTGGCTGAAGACACATGAAACAAAGAAAAGACGTCAAGCTGCTCAAATTGACAACATCAATATCGATTATAATATTCCAAGCATAAAGCGTTTAAACAAGGATGGTTTAAAAATTAGGAATGGAAATGGTGAAGTCGAATTATTCCCATCAGAATCCGAAGAAGACGAACAGTTATTGATCGAAATAAATAAAGACACTAAAGGTATCAAGAAGAGTAATCGGAAAAGTAAATTGGAAAATAGAGTTCAAAATCAAAAGGAGGAACCGGAATCTGCTATGCCACTAGAAGAATCGGAACATGAAGAAATGGTTGACATAGTAAAAGAGCTTGACATCGAAGATTGgtaa
- the LOC120769561 gene encoding dnaJ homolog subfamily C member 7 isoform X1, which translates to MDEVIVLDSDNEQEQSSDMEVETVELDAEQIVPKDNATIAEEKKKLGNDQYKAQNYHAALKLYSDAIQLCPDFAAYYGNRSACYMMLSNYINALSDARQAVRLDPKFDKAYARIAKCCLIMGDMIGSEQAIKKVLELDSQSNAVKVEQQGMQQLRQLEKTIQTNYDSKAYRNVVYYLDSALAIAPACLRYRLLKAECLAFLGRCDEAVDIAVSVMKLDTTSADAIYVRGLCLYYTDNLEKGILHFERALQLDPDHKKAKEMRNKSKALKEMKENGNTLFKSGRFREAQTIYTEALKIDEFNKDINSKLLYNRALVNSKIGSLRDAIADCTRVLEINSQYLKALLLRARCYNDLEKFDECVNDYEAALQLQKTPEIKKLLRDAKLALKKSKRKDYYKILGISRNATEDEIKKAYRKKALIHHPDRHANSSAEERKEEELKFKEIGEAYAILSDQRKKMRYDSGQDIEEQEQDFDPNQMFRHFFQFSSGTGPGASFGFEF; encoded by the exons ATGGATGAAGTGATTGTACTAGATAGTGACAACGAACAGGAGCAATCATCGGACATGGAAGTGGAGACAGTAGAACTGGATGCAGAACAAATTGTTCCCAAGGACAATGCAAC TATTGCTgaggagaaaaaaaaattaggtaaTGACCAATATAAAGCACAAAATTACCATGCTGCGTTAAAGCTGTACTCTGATGCCATTCAATTGTGTCCTGACTTTGCTGCTTACTATGGCAATCGCTCCGCCTGTTACATGATGCTTTCCAACTATATAAATGCCTTAAGCGATGCTCGCCAAGCAGTTCGACTAGATCCGAAGTTCGACAAAGCATACGCACGCATTGCTAAATGCTGTTTAATAATGGGGGATATGATCGGTAGCGAGCAAGCTATTAAAAAGGTGCTCGAATTGGACTCACAAAGCAATGCTGTCAAAGTAGAACAACAGGGAATGCAGCAGTTGCGTCAACTGGAGAAAACGATACAAACAAACTACGATTCTAAGGCATACCGCAATGTAGTGTACTATTTAGACAGTGCGTTGGCTATTGCTCCAGCTTGCCTTAG ATATCGCCTGCTCAAAGCTGAATGCCTTGCATTTCTTGGTCGCTGTGATGAGGCAGTTGACATTGCCGTAAGTGTTATGAAGTTAGATACTACTTCTGCGGATGCCATATATGTTCGCGGCTTGTGTCTTTACTACACCGACAATCTCGAAAAAGGTATATTGCATTTTGAACGTGCACTTCAGCTTGATCCTGATCATAAAAAGGCTAAAGAGATGCGAAACAAAAGTAAAGCATTGAAAGAAATGAAGGAAAATGGCAACACTCTTTTTAAGTCCGGCCGTTTTCGAGAAGCCCAAACTATATATACAGAGGCCCTAAAAATTGACGAGTTTAATAAAGATATAAATTCAAAACTATTGTACAATCGAGCTTTGGTAAACTCGAAAATTGGCTCTTTGCGTGATGCTATCGCCGACTGTACACGTGTTTTGGAAATAAATTCTCAGTATCTGAAAGCTTTGCTCCTTCGTGCGCGTTGTTACAATGATCTAGAGAAATTTGATGAGTGTGTGAATGACTATGAGGCGGCATTGCAGTTGCAGAAGACTCCcgagattaaaaaattattgcgaGATGCGAAACTTGCCTTAAAAAAGTCTAAGCGTAAAGATTACTACAAAATTCTTGGTATATCACGCAATGCGACcgaagatgaaataaaaaaagcatacCGTAAAAAAGCTTTGATTCATCACCCTGATCGCCATGCTAACAGTAGTGCAGAAGAACGCAAAGAGGAAGAgttaaaattcaaagaaatcGGTGAAGCTTATGCGATCTTGTCAGACCAACGAAAAAAGATGCGATACGACAGTGGCCAAGATATAGAGGAACAGGAACAAG attttgatCCCAATCAAATGTTTCGACATTTCTTCCAGTTTAGTAGTGGAACAGGGCCGGGAGCATCATTTGGATTTGAATTTTAA